GAGCTCGGCCCCGAGGAATATCTCGAGCACGTCGCCCGCCTGAAGGCCGCCGTCCGGGTGCCGGTCGTCGCGTCCCTGAACGGAACGTCCCGCGAGTCGTGGGTCGAGTATGCCCGCCTGATCGAACAGGCGGGCGCCGACGCCCTCGAGGTGAACTGCTACTTCCTCGCGACCGATCCGATGGAGAACGGCGACGACGTCGAACGCCGGACCATCGAGGTCGCGGAGGCGGTCCGCAACGCCGTCAAGATCCCGGTCGCGATCAAGCTCTCTCCCTTCTACTCGGCTTTCGCGAACCTCGCACGGTCGCTCGACGAGGCGGGAGTCGACGGGATCGTGGTCTTCAACCGGTTCTACCAGCCGGACATCGACATCGAGAACCTGGAGATCCAGCCGAGCCTGCATCTCTCCGATTCGTCGGAGCTCCTCCTGCGGCTGCGATGGCTCGCGATCCTGTCGGGCCGGGTGAACGCCTCGCTCGTGATTTCCGGCGGCGTCCACAGCGCGACCGACGCCGTGAAAGCGGTGATGGCCGGCGCCGATGCGATTCAGATGGTCTCGGCTCTCCTCCGGCACGGGCCGGAGCACATCGCGGTGGTGCGCGAGGGCCTCGAGCGGTGGCTCGTGGAGCACGAATACGAGAGCCTCGCCGAGGCTCGCGGGAGCATGAGCCACAAGCATTGTCCGGACCCGGCCGCGCTGGAGCGCGCGAATTACATGCGGATCCTGCAGAGCTGGCGCCGTGGGGGGGAGTGGTAGGCCCGGCGATGCATCGAGCCGGACGGGCGCGGACAGGCCCGTGTCGCCCTCCGACGTACGCTCCGGTACGCCTGCGGGCGTCCCGGGCTGTCCGCATCCCGTCGGGCTCGCGCCTCGCCGCGCCTCGACGGTGGGTCTCGCGTCTGGCCCACTTCACCGTGGTCGGTTGAAGATCCTTCCGGCACCGGCCCGTCTTGCAACTCCTCACCGTCGACCGTACCAGGCGTGCCGCCGAACTCGCGCTGCGCGGATATGACGCATTCGCATCTGGAGCGGTTCGGCGAGAGCGGCGATCCTGATCCGGGAGGACAGCCATGAGAACGTTCGAGGACTTCACCGCGGCCACGGTCGGCAGCCGGACTCCCATGGAGGGGCTCGTGTCGATCTGCCCGCGCTGCGGGCGCTCCGGCATTCTCGAACCTCTCGCCGACGGCGGCCGGGAGTTCGTCCACGTCGAGACGGAAGAAGTGATGGGCGACGGGATGCTGGTCGAGCCCATCG
The sequence above is a segment of the Thermoanaerobaculia bacterium genome. Coding sequences within it:
- a CDS encoding dihydroorotate dehydrogenase-like protein, with the protein product MDLTTVYLGMALPHPLMPGASPLVDDLDTVRRLEDAGAAAIVMHSLFQEQIVQDEVRRHVHLAAFDQSSAEALSYFPPASEFELGPEEYLEHVARLKAAVRVPVVASLNGTSRESWVEYARLIEQAGADALEVNCYFLATDPMENGDDVERRTIEVAEAVRNAVKIPVAIKLSPFYSAFANLARSLDEAGVDGIVVFNRFYQPDIDIENLEIQPSLHLSDSSELLLRLRWLAILSGRVNASLVISGGVHSATDAVKAVMAGADAIQMVSALLRHGPEHIAVVREGLERWLVEHEYESLAEARGSMSHKHCPDPAALERANYMRILQSWRRGGEW